A window from Aliamphritea hakodatensis encodes these proteins:
- the purL gene encoding phosphoribosylformylglycinamidine synthase, with protein MLVLRGAPALSAFRHDKLLSVLQSQISQVTAIYGEFMHFADLHQDLSAQEHTILERILRYGPKAKVEEPSGQLVLVVPRPGTISPWSSKATDIAKNCGLAAIKRLERGIAYYVQSEAPLTAEQLAAVEVALHDRMVEAVLADVSAADVLFRSEEPAPLTVVDIIDGGREALVVANTQLGLALAEDEIDYLVASFVELKRNPSDVELMMFAQANSEHCRHKIFNASWDIDGEAQDKSLFAMIRNTNELGGENILSAYSDNAAVMVGSKAGRFFPNPETKQYQANQEDIHILMKVETHNHPTAIAPHAGAATGSGGEIRDEGATGKGSKPKAGLTGFTVSDLKIPGFEQPWESDYGKPERIVSALDIMLEGPIGGAAFNNEFGRPALNGYFRTFEQKVNGAAGEEMRGYHKPIMIAGGYGNIRGEHVDKGEIPVGAKLICLGGPAMQIGLGGGAASSMSSGSSSEDLDFASVQRDNPELERRCQEVIDQCWQLGDANPVAFIHDVGAGGLSNAFPELVKDGGRGGDFELRNVNNDEPGMSPLAIWCNEAQERYVMAVEPQDMARFEAICARERCPYAVVGTAIEEKHLTLGDTHFENKPVDLPMSVLFGKPPKMHRSVERVAYSVPAFNSAEINLEDAAERVMKLPAVASKSFLITIGDRSITGQVVRDQMVGPWQVPVADCAVTTSAYDTYAGEAMAMGERTPLALVDSPASGRMAVGETVTNLAAAQIGDIIDIKLSANWMCAAGHPGEDEKLYDTVRAVGMELCPELGITIPVGKDSMSMRTVWEDEGEAKSMTAPTSLIITGFAPVTDVRKTLTPQLKTDQGETDLILLDLGNGQNRLGLSALAQVYNEVGQDVPDVDDAQQLVAFFSAVQELNKQGLLLAYHDRADGGLFTTVAEMAFAGRTGVDINLDLLAADSSEFAAALYAEELGAVIQVKRDDLQTVLTELNAAGLGDCAKVIGSLNPDNMLQFSFDDEAVYSASRIQLQRWWAETSYQMQSLRDNSECAQQEYDVLLDAENPGLNAKLSFDQNEDVAAQVNASGESPRVAIVREQGVNGHIEMAAAFDRAGFASVDVHMSDILEGRVTLADFKGLVACGGFSYGDVLGAGEGWAKSILFNTRAREEFKTFFEREDTFALGICNGCQMLSNLHELIPGTDHWPHFVRNMSEQFEARVAMVEVQDTPSVFLKGMEGSQMPIAIAHGEGRAEFADQTHFDNLNGSAAVALRYVDNYGQVTEQYPANPNGSPAGIGGVTSKDGRVTIMMPHPERVFRSVTNSWAPDEWQEDGAWMRMFRNARVWVG; from the coding sequence ATGCTAGTACTGCGTGGAGCGCCTGCTCTTTCTGCTTTTCGTCATGATAAGCTGCTGTCCGTCCTGCAATCCCAAATCAGCCAGGTAACGGCGATTTACGGTGAGTTCATGCATTTTGCTGATCTGCACCAAGACTTGTCTGCACAAGAGCATACAATTTTGGAGCGAATTCTGCGCTATGGCCCTAAAGCTAAAGTGGAAGAGCCTTCAGGTCAATTGGTTTTGGTTGTGCCACGGCCCGGCACGATATCGCCGTGGTCCAGTAAGGCGACGGATATTGCTAAAAACTGCGGCCTGGCGGCGATTAAGCGTCTGGAACGGGGCATTGCCTACTACGTTCAGTCTGAGGCTCCCTTAACGGCAGAGCAACTGGCAGCGGTTGAAGTTGCATTGCACGACCGTATGGTTGAAGCCGTACTGGCTGATGTTTCTGCTGCGGATGTACTGTTCCGCAGTGAAGAACCTGCCCCGCTGACCGTTGTTGATATTATTGACGGTGGCCGCGAAGCACTGGTTGTTGCGAATACTCAGTTGGGTCTGGCACTTGCTGAAGATGAGATTGATTATCTGGTTGCCAGCTTTGTTGAGCTGAAGCGTAACCCGAGCGACGTTGAGCTGATGATGTTTGCCCAGGCGAACTCTGAGCACTGCCGCCACAAGATCTTTAATGCCTCATGGGATATCGATGGTGAAGCGCAGGATAAGTCGCTGTTTGCGATGATTCGCAATACCAATGAGCTGGGTGGCGAGAATATCCTGTCTGCTTACTCCGATAATGCGGCGGTGATGGTCGGCAGTAAAGCGGGCCGTTTCTTCCCGAATCCTGAGACTAAACAGTACCAGGCCAATCAGGAAGATATTCACATCCTGATGAAGGTGGAAACCCATAACCACCCAACGGCGATAGCGCCGCACGCAGGGGCTGCAACTGGTTCCGGTGGTGAGATCCGTGATGAAGGGGCGACCGGTAAGGGCTCCAAGCCAAAAGCGGGCCTGACGGGGTTCACTGTTTCTGATCTTAAAATTCCCGGCTTCGAGCAGCCTTGGGAATCGGATTACGGCAAGCCGGAGCGTATCGTTAGCGCACTGGATATTATGCTGGAAGGCCCGATCGGTGGCGCTGCGTTTAACAATGAATTCGGTCGTCCGGCGCTGAACGGTTATTTCCGTACTTTCGAACAGAAGGTAAACGGTGCGGCCGGCGAAGAAATGCGCGGTTACCACAAGCCAATTATGATTGCCGGCGGTTACGGTAACATTCGTGGTGAGCATGTTGATAAGGGTGAAATTCCTGTTGGCGCAAAACTGATTTGTCTGGGTGGGCCTGCCATGCAGATCGGTCTGGGTGGCGGTGCGGCTTCTTCAATGTCGTCCGGCAGTTCCTCAGAAGATCTGGATTTTGCATCGGTACAGCGTGATAACCCGGAACTGGAGCGCCGTTGTCAGGAAGTTATCGATCAGTGCTGGCAGCTGGGTGATGCTAACCCGGTAGCCTTTATCCACGATGTGGGTGCCGGTGGTCTGTCAAACGCTTTCCCTGAACTGGTGAAAGACGGTGGCCGCGGTGGTGATTTTGAATTGCGTAACGTCAATAATGATGAGCCGGGTATGTCGCCACTGGCTATCTGGTGTAACGAAGCGCAGGAACGTTATGTCATGGCGGTTGAGCCACAGGACATGGCACGTTTTGAAGCAATCTGTGCCCGTGAGCGTTGTCCGTATGCGGTGGTCGGTACTGCAATCGAAGAAAAGCACCTGACCCTGGGTGATACCCACTTCGAAAATAAGCCGGTTGATCTGCCAATGTCTGTGCTGTTCGGCAAGCCACCAAAAATGCACCGCAGCGTAGAACGTGTTGCGTACAGTGTTCCGGCATTCAACAGCGCCGAGATTAATCTGGAAGATGCGGCTGAGCGGGTAATGAAACTGCCGGCGGTAGCGTCCAAGTCTTTCCTGATCACCATTGGTGACCGCTCGATTACCGGTCAGGTTGTCCGTGATCAGATGGTTGGCCCGTGGCAGGTACCGGTGGCTGACTGTGCGGTTACAACGTCTGCTTACGACACCTATGCTGGTGAAGCAATGGCGATGGGTGAACGTACTCCACTGGCACTGGTTGATTCTCCGGCGTCCGGCCGTATGGCGGTGGGTGAAACCGTAACTAACCTGGCGGCTGCACAGATCGGCGATATTATTGATATCAAGCTGTCAGCAAACTGGATGTGTGCTGCCGGTCACCCGGGTGAAGATGAAAAACTCTATGACACCGTGCGTGCGGTGGGCATGGAGCTGTGTCCTGAACTGGGCATTACCATTCCAGTGGGTAAGGACTCTATGTCCATGCGCACGGTCTGGGAAGATGAGGGTGAAGCCAAGTCAATGACAGCGCCTACGTCTCTGATCATTACCGGTTTTGCGCCGGTAACGGATGTACGTAAGACGCTGACGCCACAGCTGAAAACTGATCAGGGTGAAACCGATCTGATCCTGCTGGATCTGGGTAACGGTCAGAACCGTCTGGGCTTGTCTGCACTGGCGCAGGTATATAACGAAGTGGGTCAGGATGTACCGGATGTAGACGATGCTCAGCAGTTGGTTGCTTTCTTCAGCGCCGTTCAAGAGCTGAACAAGCAAGGTCTGCTGCTGGCCTATCATGATCGTGCCGACGGCGGTTTATTCACCACCGTGGCTGAAATGGCATTTGCCGGTCGTACCGGTGTGGATATCAATCTGGATCTGCTGGCTGCCGACAGCTCTGAGTTTGCTGCTGCCCTGTATGCTGAAGAGCTGGGTGCGGTTATTCAGGTTAAACGTGATGATCTGCAAACCGTTCTGACTGAGCTGAATGCTGCCGGTCTGGGTGACTGTGCCAAGGTTATCGGTTCCCTGAATCCGGATAACATGCTGCAGTTCAGCTTTGATGATGAGGCGGTTTACTCTGCTTCCCGTATTCAGCTACAGCGCTGGTGGGCTGAAACCTCCTACCAGATGCAGTCCCTGCGGGATAACTCAGAATGTGCCCAGCAGGAATATGATGTGCTGCTGGATGCTGAAAACCCGGGCCTGAATGCCAAGCTCAGCTTTGATCAGAATGAAGATGTTGCTGCGCAAGTGAATGCATCCGGTGAAAGCCCCCGTGTAGCGATTGTCCGCGAACAGGGCGTTAACGGTCATATCGAAATGGCGGCGGCATTCGACCGTGCCGGCTTTGCTTCTGTGGATGTTCACATGAGCGATATTCTGGAGGGCCGGGTCACGCTGGCAGACTTTAAAGGTCTGGTTGCCTGTGGTGGCTTCTCATACGGTGACGTATTAGGTGCCGGTGAGGGTTGGGCTAAGTCAATCCTGTTTAACACCCGTGCCCGCGAGGAGTTTAAGACCTTCTTTGAACGTGAAGATACATTTGCACTGGGTATCTGTAACGGTTGCCAGATGCTGTCTAATCTTCATGAGCTGATCCCGGGTACAGATCACTGGCCACACTTTGTACGTAACATGTCCGAGCAGTTTGAAGCCCGTGTTGCCATGGTTGAGGTGCAGGACACGCCGTCTGTATTCCTGAAAGGTATGGAAGGATCTCAGATGCCGATCGCAATTGCCCACGGTGAAGGCCGTGCTGAGTTTGCTGATCAGACACACTTTGACAATCTGAACGGTTCTGCGGCGGTTGCGCTGCGGTATGTGGATAACTATGGTCAGGTAACTGAGCAATACCCGGCAAACCCGAACGGTTCTCCGGCCGGTATCGGCGGTGTGACCAGCAAGGATGGCCGTGTAACCATTATGATGCCACACCCTGAACGGGTTTTCCGTAGCGTAACCAACAGCTGGGCGCCGGATGAGTGGCAGGAAGACGGTGCCTGGATGCGGATGTTCCGTAACGCCCGTGTCTGGGTCGGTTAA
- a CDS encoding tetratricopeptide repeat protein, with protein sequence MATQSGTLLKPLTLAISLGMACATSALAAQESDAFCLNSGAQNEFDCSKPGQQNTNSADINAKLDQLQRWLDNESAGKTASANNAVSAASQNAELQTKLEYNSQLLATELQRARDLQDAGKNTQAFNQINAYLNDNPKDANAWLLYGTALIKRNKLQAAEDVFNKLIGIYPDAPEAYNNLATIYALRGNNDKAVATLLQAFNTHPSYAQVQQNLKAIYANLANQAYNRALDLDSKEKIAPPQLATLDQVYLARPVGGNIFSPTNNVDPTLLASVSPVTAQAEPAPAPAPAPAADKPLEIEERLPEDAAPRPVIEAPVTATASQQTDTLTAPATPLPEPTAATTVALAKSAAQNNTELSPAIQQELNQALNGWARAWSDQNVQDYLSHYVSDYRPNSKTSNRTWRNTRNIRLSKPTFIRVGVSDVTMSALPDGRVRVVFLQDYTSNSFQDNIYKSLIFSRDNRSWKISAEKTL encoded by the coding sequence ATGGCAACACAGTCTGGCACGCTTCTGAAACCTCTGACACTGGCAATATCCCTTGGCATGGCATGCGCGACCTCTGCATTAGCAGCGCAGGAATCAGATGCATTCTGCTTGAATTCAGGCGCACAAAATGAATTTGACTGTTCCAAGCCCGGCCAGCAAAACACCAACAGCGCAGACATTAACGCTAAGCTGGATCAGCTTCAGCGCTGGCTGGACAACGAGTCCGCTGGCAAAACAGCCTCCGCAAACAACGCGGTGTCAGCCGCCAGCCAAAACGCTGAACTGCAAACCAAGCTGGAATACAATTCACAGCTACTGGCTACCGAGCTGCAGCGTGCCCGTGATTTGCAGGATGCCGGTAAAAATACCCAGGCATTTAACCAGATCAATGCTTATCTGAACGATAACCCTAAAGATGCTAACGCCTGGCTGCTCTATGGCACCGCACTGATCAAGCGCAACAAACTTCAGGCGGCTGAAGACGTTTTCAATAAGCTGATCGGCATTTATCCGGACGCCCCTGAAGCCTATAACAACCTGGCCACTATCTATGCCCTGCGCGGTAACAACGACAAAGCTGTTGCTACTCTGTTGCAGGCATTCAATACCCATCCAAGTTATGCCCAGGTACAGCAAAATCTGAAAGCCATTTATGCCAACCTGGCTAATCAGGCATATAACCGCGCCCTGGACCTGGACAGTAAAGAGAAAATCGCCCCGCCACAGCTGGCCACCCTTGATCAGGTATATCTGGCACGCCCTGTCGGTGGCAACATCTTCTCACCCACCAACAATGTTGACCCGACCCTGCTGGCATCGGTAAGCCCTGTCACCGCACAGGCAGAGCCGGCGCCTGCACCAGCACCGGCACCCGCAGCAGATAAACCGCTCGAGATAGAAGAACGGCTTCCTGAAGATGCCGCCCCGCGTCCGGTTATTGAAGCGCCTGTCACAGCCACTGCTTCACAGCAGACTGATACACTGACAGCGCCGGCAACCCCGCTGCCGGAACCGACAGCAGCCACGACCGTTGCGCTGGCCAAAAGTGCTGCGCAGAACAATACCGAGCTGAGCCCGGCTATCCAGCAGGAACTGAATCAGGCACTGAACGGCTGGGCCAGAGCCTGGTCTGATCAGAACGTTCAGGACTACCTGAGCCATTATGTGTCTGACTATCGGCCGAACAGCAAAACCAGCAACCGCACATGGCGTAATACCCGTAATATTCGCCTCAGCAAACCCACCTTCATTCGGGTCGGCGTTTCAGATGTCACCATGAGCGCCCTGCCCGACGGTCGTGTCCGGGTTGTGTTCCTGCAGGACTACACTTCCAACAGCTTCCAGGACAATATCTACAAGTCTCTGATCTTCTCCCGGGACAACCGCAGCTGGAAAATCAGCGCTGAGAAAACCCTCTGA
- the purD gene encoding phosphoribosylamine--glycine ligase, whose amino-acid sequence MQILVIGSGGREHALAWQAAQDDNVSKVFVAPGNAGCALEAKLENVAIDVMDQDALIDFAKNNQIALTIVGPEAPLVEGIVDRFESEGLRCFGPSKGAAQLEGSKAFTKDFLERHKIPTGAYKNFTEIDPAITYVREQGAPIVIKADGLAAGKGVIVAMTLEEAEAAIRDMLAGNAFGEAGHRVVIEEFLEGEEASFIVMVDGKNVLPMATSQDHKRAANGDTGPNTGGMGAYSPAPVVTADIHNRIMDEVITPTVNGMAEEGNTYVGFLYAGLMIAADGTPKVIEYNCRFGDPETQPIMMRLKSSIVELANAALDGKLDSTTADWDPRCAVGVVLAADGYPGSYPKGDAISLPAEAPADSKVFHAGTSEKDGEIVTSGGRVLCAAALGNSVTEAQQLAYTLTKMIDWKGVYYRDDIAYRAIARENG is encoded by the coding sequence ATGCAAATCTTAGTCATTGGTTCCGGTGGTCGGGAACATGCTCTTGCCTGGCAGGCCGCTCAGGATGACAACGTCAGCAAAGTATTTGTTGCGCCGGGCAACGCTGGCTGCGCTCTGGAAGCCAAACTGGAAAACGTCGCAATTGACGTTATGGATCAGGATGCTCTGATCGACTTTGCCAAAAACAATCAGATTGCCCTGACCATTGTTGGCCCTGAAGCCCCGCTGGTTGAAGGCATCGTTGACCGGTTTGAAAGCGAAGGTCTGCGCTGCTTTGGCCCGAGCAAAGGCGCTGCCCAGCTGGAAGGCTCAAAAGCTTTCACCAAGGACTTTCTGGAACGCCATAAGATTCCTACCGGCGCTTACAAAAACTTCACTGAAATTGACCCGGCAATCACGTATGTGCGCGAACAGGGTGCACCGATCGTCATCAAGGCGGACGGCCTGGCTGCGGGTAAAGGCGTCATTGTCGCAATGACCCTGGAAGAAGCCGAAGCAGCCATCCGCGACATGCTGGCAGGTAATGCCTTCGGCGAAGCCGGCCACCGCGTTGTCATCGAAGAATTCCTGGAAGGCGAAGAAGCCAGCTTCATCGTCATGGTCGACGGCAAAAACGTTTTACCAATGGCCACCAGCCAGGACCATAAGCGCGCTGCCAACGGTGATACCGGCCCGAATACCGGCGGAATGGGTGCTTACTCCCCGGCACCGGTCGTCACCGCTGATATTCACAACCGGATTATGGATGAAGTCATCACGCCAACCGTTAACGGCATGGCTGAAGAAGGCAATACCTATGTTGGCTTCCTCTATGCAGGCCTGATGATTGCCGCCGACGGCACACCGAAGGTAATTGAATATAATTGCCGCTTCGGTGATCCTGAAACCCAGCCAATTATGATGCGCCTTAAATCCAGCATTGTTGAACTGGCTAACGCCGCGCTGGACGGCAAACTGGACAGCACAACCGCTGACTGGGACCCGCGCTGCGCAGTGGGTGTGGTACTGGCAGCCGACGGCTACCCTGGCAGCTATCCGAAAGGCGATGCCATCAGCCTGCCTGCAGAGGCTCCTGCTGACAGCAAAGTATTCCACGCCGGCACCAGCGAAAAGGACGGTGAGATCGTCACCAGCGGAGGCCGTGTACTGTGCGCAGCAGCACTGGGGAACAGCGTAACCGAAGCCCAGCAGTTAGCGTATACACTGACTAAAATGATCGACTGGAAAGGTGTTTACTACCGTGATGACATTGCCTACCGGGCAATTGCCAGAGAAAACGGCTAA
- the purH gene encoding bifunctional phosphoribosylaminoimidazolecarboxamide formyltransferase/IMP cyclohydrolase: protein MAEQKNTPVRRALISVSDKTGIVEFAQALSQRGVEILSTGGTYKLLQDNQIPAVEVSDYTGFPEMMDGRVKTLHPKVHGGILGRRGTDDGIMEEHGINPIDMVVVNLYPFEQTIARPDCDLPLAIENIDIGGPTMVRSAAKNHKDVAIVVSADNYQRIIAELDENQGLSHATRFDLAVQAFEHTAAYDGMIANYLGAITDGSEDAPAAFPRTFNTQFVKAQEMRYGENPHQRAAFYVEPNPTEASVATARQLQGKELSFNNVADTDAALECVKPFAEAACVIVKHANPCGVAIGADLLEAYNKAYLTDPTSAFGGIIAFNRELDATTAKAIIDRQFVEVIIAPSVTQEASDIVAGKPNVRLLACGEWTTERAQRFDYKRVNGGLLVQDQDLGMVSAADLKIVTQKQPDEQQMRDLLFCWEVAKFVKSNAIVYAKDGQTIGIGAGQMSRVYSAKIAGIKAADEGLVVPGSVMASDAFFPFRDGIDAAAAAGISAIIQPGGSMRDQEIIAAADEHGIAMVFTGMRHFRH from the coding sequence ATGGCAGAGCAAAAAAATACCCCGGTTCGTCGCGCGCTGATCAGCGTATCTGACAAAACCGGTATCGTTGAATTCGCCCAGGCTTTGAGTCAGCGCGGCGTTGAAATCCTTTCTACCGGCGGCACCTACAAGCTACTGCAAGACAACCAGATCCCTGCGGTTGAAGTATCTGACTACACCGGTTTTCCTGAAATGATGGACGGTCGGGTAAAGACTCTGCACCCGAAAGTACACGGGGGCATCCTTGGCCGCCGCGGTACCGACGACGGTATTATGGAAGAGCACGGCATTAACCCGATCGACATGGTTGTTGTTAATCTGTATCCGTTCGAGCAAACCATCGCCCGTCCGGACTGTGATCTGCCACTGGCGATTGAAAATATCGACATTGGCGGCCCGACAATGGTTCGCTCTGCCGCTAAAAACCATAAAGATGTGGCAATTGTTGTCAGCGCGGATAACTACCAGCGCATCATTGCTGAACTGGATGAGAATCAGGGGCTGAGCCATGCAACCCGTTTCGATCTGGCAGTACAGGCATTTGAACATACCGCAGCTTACGACGGCATGATTGCTAACTACCTGGGCGCAATTACCGATGGTAGCGAAGACGCACCAGCGGCTTTCCCACGTACCTTTAACACCCAGTTTGTTAAGGCCCAGGAAATGCGTTACGGCGAGAACCCACACCAGCGCGCCGCCTTCTATGTTGAGCCAAACCCGACGGAAGCCAGCGTCGCCACTGCACGCCAGCTGCAGGGTAAAGAACTCTCCTTTAACAATGTGGCCGACACTGACGCGGCACTGGAATGCGTGAAGCCTTTCGCCGAAGCAGCCTGTGTTATCGTCAAGCATGCTAACCCTTGCGGTGTAGCAATCGGCGCTGACTTGCTGGAAGCTTACAACAAAGCCTACCTGACGGACCCGACCTCTGCATTTGGCGGCATCATCGCATTCAACCGCGAACTGGATGCAACCACCGCCAAGGCCATCATCGACCGTCAGTTCGTTGAAGTCATCATTGCACCGTCTGTGACTCAGGAAGCGTCTGACATCGTTGCCGGTAAACCAAACGTACGCCTGCTGGCCTGCGGCGAATGGACCACGGAACGTGCGCAGCGCTTTGATTACAAGCGTGTTAACGGCGGTCTGCTGGTTCAGGATCAGGATCTGGGCATGGTCAGCGCTGCTGATCTTAAAATCGTCACCCAGAAACAGCCGGACGAACAGCAAATGCGCGACCTTCTGTTCTGCTGGGAAGTGGCAAAATTTGTTAAATCCAACGCCATTGTCTACGCCAAAGACGGCCAGACAATCGGCATTGGCGCCGGCCAGATGAGCCGCGTATACAGTGCTAAGATCGCCGGCATTAAAGCGGCGGATGAAGGCCTGGTTGTACCGGGCTCAGTAATGGCCTCTGATGCCTTCTTTCCATTCCGCGACGGCATTGATGCCGCGGCTGCTGCAGGTATCTCTGCAATCATTCAGCCCGGCGGTTCAATGCGCGACCAGGAAATCATCGCCGCCGCCGATGAGCATGGCATCGCCATGGTCTTCACAGGCATGCGCCATTTCCGTCACTAA
- the fis gene encoding DNA-binding transcriptional regulator Fis, with translation MENNTHTQPFTSELPTESSHRTLRDSVETSLSDYFHQLDGQPVTDVYQMVLSEIEAPLFEAVMTYTKDNQTKASEVLGLNRGTLRKKLKQYGLL, from the coding sequence GTGGAAAACAATACACATACTCAGCCGTTTACCTCAGAACTGCCCACTGAAAGTTCACACCGCACCCTGCGTGACAGTGTGGAAACATCTTTATCGGACTACTTCCATCAACTCGATGGTCAGCCGGTAACAGATGTCTATCAGATGGTTCTGTCGGAAATCGAAGCGCCACTGTTTGAAGCAGTGATGACTTACACCAAGGATAACCAGACCAAAGCATCAGAAGTACTCGGCCTCAACCGTGGTACCCTGCGTAAGAAGCTGAAACAATACGGTCTTCTGTAA
- the dusB gene encoding tRNA dihydrouridine synthase DusB gives MFQIGNHTIDSQVILAPMAGVTDLPFRQLCKQLGAGMAASEMVTSDTRLWNTRKSSLRLQYDKNDPLRVVQIAGGDPQMMADAARLNVANGAHIIDINMGCPAKKVCNKAAGSALLKDEQLVRDILETTVAAVDVPVTLKIRTGWSSDNRNGTTIARIAEDAGIQALAVHGRTRSCGYKGEVEYNTIAAIRQSIDIPLFANGDITTPQRAGEVLNFTGADAVMVGRAAQGNPWIFREINHYLATGNELPPPEGNEVRDTLLEHLSALYAFYEEYLGIRIARKHVGWYLKDKPGGADFRKAFNSLETCSQQRDAIKAYFAELASASAAA, from the coding sequence ATGTTTCAGATCGGAAACCATACCATTGACAGTCAGGTCATCCTGGCACCAATGGCAGGCGTCACTGACCTACCGTTCCGGCAACTGTGTAAACAGTTAGGAGCGGGGATGGCGGCTTCCGAAATGGTCACCTCCGATACCCGGCTGTGGAATACCCGCAAATCAAGCCTTCGTCTGCAGTACGATAAAAATGACCCCCTCCGGGTTGTACAGATTGCCGGCGGTGATCCGCAAATGATGGCAGATGCTGCCCGGCTTAATGTTGCCAACGGTGCTCATATCATTGACATCAATATGGGTTGCCCGGCAAAAAAGGTCTGTAACAAAGCTGCCGGATCAGCGCTGCTGAAAGACGAACAACTGGTGCGCGATATTCTTGAAACCACAGTCGCCGCCGTTGATGTGCCGGTGACACTTAAAATCCGCACCGGATGGTCGTCGGACAACCGCAACGGCACAACCATTGCACGGATTGCAGAGGACGCAGGCATTCAGGCACTGGCCGTACACGGCCGTACCCGCAGCTGCGGCTATAAAGGTGAGGTTGAATACAACACCATTGCAGCCATCCGTCAGAGCATTGATATTCCCCTGTTTGCCAACGGTGACATTACCACCCCGCAACGGGCCGGCGAAGTGCTTAACTTTACCGGTGCCGATGCCGTCATGGTTGGCCGTGCCGCACAGGGAAATCCGTGGATTTTTCGGGAAATAAATCACTACCTTGCGACTGGAAATGAATTACCCCCTCCGGAAGGGAATGAAGTCAGAGACACCCTGTTAGAGCACCTGAGTGCGCTTTACGCTTTCTATGAAGAATATCTGGGTATTCGCATAGCACGTAAACACGTAGGCTGGTACCTCAAAGACAAACCCGGTGGCGCTGACTTCCGTAAAGCTTTTAACTCACTAGAAACATGTTCGCAGCAGCGTGATGCGATTAAGGCCTACTTTGCTGAACTTGCCAGTGCAAGTGCAGCGGCCTGA